From Astyanax mexicanus isolate ESR-SI-001 chromosome 11, AstMex3_surface, whole genome shotgun sequence, the proteins below share one genomic window:
- the si:ch211-45c16.2 gene encoding mitogen-activated protein kinase kinase kinase 13 isoform X1, whose protein sequence is MHTHGTMGSSPEVLSWTSCPSLLVGKLKEELKLTVVGDALKKTNPNTSPSPTPPPPPPQIITDLAPPTNLPVPLHQLQAPSRDELDSGLSGTSPPCTALSEDSTREQGHFENSVLQLQEHEDPESPGSCGQGGCGSGGEEGNMEEGNGCPTEHTGDEMHHHHHHHHHDDIKLQFHRAGTGGGGFLEGLFGCLRPVWNIIGKTYSTEYKLQQQDMWEVPFEEISELQWLGSGAQGAVFLGKFHSEEVAIKKVREQKETDIKHLRKLKHPNIIGFKGVCTQAPCYCIIMEYCAQGQLYEVLRAGRKISPRLLVDWASGIASGMNYLHLHKIIHRDLKSPNVLVTHNDAVKISDFGTSKELSDKSTKMSFAGTVAWMAPEVIRNEPVSEKVDIWSFGVVLWELLTGEIPYKDVDSSAIIWGVGSNSLHLPVPSTCPDGFKILMKQTWQGKPRNRPSFRQILLHLDIASADVLGAPQETYFKSQAEWREEVKKHFEKIKSEGTCIHRLDEELIRRRRDELRHALDIREHYERKLERANNLYMELSAIMLQLEVREKELMKRREQAVEKKYPGTYKRHLVRPIVRPNAVEKLIKKKSSVSHKPGAPIPKRPDLLRSDGIPSVEPLPAPSPLSGSPKVSTPPGKARYRSKPRHRRANSKGSHNEFPGVLKPTAGTAEEQQPLQPQQFHHHHHHHHPLPPPPPQPLPETPLLPLQSRENAVATCANNLRYFGPAAALRSPQTDHLQRRVSGSSPDLISTTMDVDSRQAAGTGPGPLCPCCQAHPFPGCLHCQETLPASSHPGLPHYSLLSTCEGSAGMALQSADQASHREGQEKAEQPEQGSPRTSLTSGIPRTLRPLSKAGDDSSEEEEGEVDSEVEFPRRQRPHRCMSSFQSYSTFSSENLSVSDGEEGNTSDHSHSGPLEALSASQEEHLDELLSHTPEIPIDISTQSDGLSDKECAVRRVKTQISLGKLCADEHSYENPLHFGDSDCDSSEAECSDATIRNKQPCAPSSW, encoded by the exons TGAAAGAAGAGCTCAAACTCACCGTGGTTGGGGATGCCTTGAAGAAGACCAACCCCAACACTTCCCCTTCTCCCACACCGCCCCCACCACCGCCACAGATCATCACCGACCTGGCCCCACCCACAAATCTCCCTGTTCCCCTGCATCAGCTGCAGGCGCCAAGCCgggacgagctggactcgggccTGAGCGGGACGAGCCCGCCATGCACAGCCCTGAGTGAGGACTCCACTAGAGAACAGGGCCACTTTGAAAACAGTGTCCTACAGCTCCAGGAACACGAGGACCCGGAATCGCCCGGCTCCTGCGGACAGGGAGGGTGTGGCAGCGGCGGGGAAGAGGGGAACATGGAGGAAGGAAATGGATGTCCCACGGAGCATACTGGGGACGAaatgcaccaccaccaccaccaccatcaccacgaTGATATCAAACTGCAGTTTCACAGAGCCGGCACAGGAGGTGGAGGGTTCCTGGAAGGGCTGTTTGGCTGCTTGAGGCCTGTGTGGAATATCATAGGAAAGACTTACTCTACAGAGTATAAGCTTCAGCAGCAAG ACATGTGGGAAGTTCCCTTCGAGGAGATTTCAGAGCTGCAGTGGTTGGGAAGTGGGGCGCAGGGTGCTGTCTTCCTTGGAAAGTTCCACTCAGAAGAAGTGGCCATCAAGAAGGTCAGGGAACAGAAAGAGACGGACATCAAACACCTTCGCAAGCTCAAACATCCCAACATCATTGGCTTCAA GGGTGTGTGTACGCAGGCTCCATGTTACTGCATTATAATGGAGTACTGTGCTCAGGGTCAACTGTACGAGGTTCTGAGGGCAGGTAGGAAGATCTCTCCCCGTCTTCTGGTGGATTGGGCCTCGGGTATCGCTAGCGGCATGAACTACCTGCACCTTCACAAGATCATCCATAGAGACCTCAAATCACCAAA TGTGTTGGTCACTCATAATGATGCAGTGAAGATCTCAGACTTTGGGACCTCAAAAGAGCTCAGTGATAAGAGCACCAAGATGTCGTTTGCTGGAACGGTGGCCTGGATGGCTCCTGAAGTGATTCGCAATGAGCCTGTATCTGAGAAAGTAGACATCTG GTCATTTGGGGTGGTGTTATGGGAGCTCCTGACTGGAGAGATTCCCTACAAGGACGTAGACTCCTCTGCCATTATCTGGGGTGTGGGCAGTAACAGCCTGCACCTTCCAGTGCCCTCTACTTGTCCAGACGGATTTAAGATCTTAATGAAACAGACATG GCAAGGTAAGCCCAGAAACAGGCCGTCCTTCAGGCAGATCCTGCTGCACCTTGACATCGCCTCAGCAGATGTGCTGGGAGCCCCGCAGGAGACGTACTTCAAATCTCAG GCTGAGTGGAGAGAGGAGGTGAAGAAGCACTTTGAGAAGATAAAGAGTGAAGGGACGTGTATCCACCGGCTGGATGAGGAACTTATACGGCGCAGGAGAGATGAGCTCAG ACATGCGCTGGACATCCGGGAACATTATGAGAGGAAGCTGGAGAGAGCTAATAACCTTTACATGGAGCTGAGTGCAATCATGCTGCAGTTAGAAGTGCGAGAGAAGGAGCTTATGAA AAGAAGAGAACAGGCCGTGGAGAAGAAATACCCTGGAACCTACAAACGCCACCTGGTTCGGCCAATCGTGAGACCCAATGCAGTGGAGAAACTCATCAAGAAGAAAAGCAGTGTGAGCCACAAGCCTGGAGCACCAATTCCTAAGAG GCCTGACTTGCTGCGCTCTGATGGGATCCCGAGTGTGGAGCCTCTTCCAGCCCCCTCTCCTCTGTCCGGCAGCCCCAAGGTCTCCACTCCTCCAGGGAAGGCCCGATACCGCAGCAAGCCCCGCCATCGCCGAGCTAACAGCAAGGGCAGCCACAATGAGTTCCCTGGCGTGCTGAAGCCGACTGCAGGGACCGCTGAGGAGCAGCAGCCGTTACAGCCTCAGCAgttccatcaccaccaccatcatcaccatcctcttcctcctcctcctcctcagcccCTGCCAGAGACCCCTCTCCTGCCCCTCCAAAGCAGAGAAAATGCCGTGGCAACATGTGCCAACAACCTGCGTTACTTCGGACCGGCCGCAGCTCTGCGCAGCCCACAGACTGACCACCTGCAGCGGCGCGTGTCCGGCTCTAGCCCTGACCTCATCTCCACCACCATGGACGTGGATTCACGGCAGGCAGCAGGCACCGGGCCGGGGCCACTCTGCCCCTGCTGCCAGGCTCACCCCTTCCCAGGCTGCCTGCACTGCCAGGAGACGCTTCCGGCCTCCAGCCACCCGGGGCTGCCCCACTATTCCCTGCTCAGCACGTGTGAGGGATCGGCGGGAATGGCGTTACAGTCAGCCGACCAAGCTTCACACAGAGAGGGTCAGGAGAAGGCTGAGCAGCCTGAGCAGGGGTCTCCACGGACCAGCCTGACTAGCGGGATACCACGAACCCTCAGACCCCTCAGCAAG GCGGGAGATGACTCATCTGAAGAAGAGGAGGGAGAGGTTGACAGTGAAGTGGAGTTTCCACGGAGACAGAG GCCTCACCGCTGCATGAGCAGCTTCCAGTCGTACTCCACCTTCAGCTCAGAGAACCTGTCTGTGTCGGATGGAGAAGAGGGCAACACCAGTGACCACTCGCACAGCGGACCTCTGGAGGCTCTGAGTGCGAGTCAGGAGGAGCACCTGGACgagctgctctcacacacacccgaGATCCCCATCGACATTTCCACACAGTCCGACGGCCTGTCTGACAAAGAGTGTGCCGTCCGCCGGGTCAAAACCCAGATCTCCCTGGGCAAGCTGTGTGCAGACGAACACAGCTATGAG AACCCGCTGCACTTTGGGGACTCAGACTGTGACTCCTCGGAGGCAGAGTGCTCTGACGCCACCATCAGGAACAAGCAGCCATGTGCTCCCTCTTCCTGGTGA
- the si:ch211-45c16.2 gene encoding mitogen-activated protein kinase kinase kinase 13 isoform X2 has translation MHTHGTMGSSPEVLSWTSCPSLLVGKLKEELKLTVVGDALKKTNPNTSPSPTPPPPPPQIITDLAPPTNLPVPLHQLQAPSRDELDSGLSGTSPPCTALSEDSTREQGHFENSVLQLQEHEDPESPGSCGQGGCGSGGEEGNMEEGNGCPTEHTGDEMHHHHHHHHHDDIKLQFHRAGTGGGGFLEGLFGCLRPVWNIIGKTYSTEYKLQQQDMWEVPFEEISELQWLGSGAQGAVFLGKFHSEEVAIKKVREQKETDIKHLRKLKHPNIIGFKGVCTQAPCYCIIMEYCAQGQLYEVLRAGRKISPRLLVDWASGIASGMNYLHLHKIIHRDLKSPNVLVTHNDAVKISDFGTSKELSDKSTKMSFAGTVAWMAPEVIRNEPVSEKVDIWSFGVVLWELLTGEIPYKDVDSSAIIWGVGSNSLHLPVPSTCPDGFKILMKQTWQGKPRNRPSFRQILLHLDIASADVLGAPQETYFKSQAEWREEVKKHFEKIKSEGTCIHRLDEELIRRRRDELRHALDIREHYERKLERANNLYMELSAIMLQLEVREKELMKREQAVEKKYPGTYKRHLVRPIVRPNAVEKLIKKKSSVSHKPGAPIPKRPDLLRSDGIPSVEPLPAPSPLSGSPKVSTPPGKARYRSKPRHRRANSKGSHNEFPGVLKPTAGTAEEQQPLQPQQFHHHHHHHHPLPPPPPQPLPETPLLPLQSRENAVATCANNLRYFGPAAALRSPQTDHLQRRVSGSSPDLISTTMDVDSRQAAGTGPGPLCPCCQAHPFPGCLHCQETLPASSHPGLPHYSLLSTCEGSAGMALQSADQASHREGQEKAEQPEQGSPRTSLTSGIPRTLRPLSKAGDDSSEEEEGEVDSEVEFPRRQRPHRCMSSFQSYSTFSSENLSVSDGEEGNTSDHSHSGPLEALSASQEEHLDELLSHTPEIPIDISTQSDGLSDKECAVRRVKTQISLGKLCADEHSYENPLHFGDSDCDSSEAECSDATIRNKQPCAPSSW, from the exons TGAAAGAAGAGCTCAAACTCACCGTGGTTGGGGATGCCTTGAAGAAGACCAACCCCAACACTTCCCCTTCTCCCACACCGCCCCCACCACCGCCACAGATCATCACCGACCTGGCCCCACCCACAAATCTCCCTGTTCCCCTGCATCAGCTGCAGGCGCCAAGCCgggacgagctggactcgggccTGAGCGGGACGAGCCCGCCATGCACAGCCCTGAGTGAGGACTCCACTAGAGAACAGGGCCACTTTGAAAACAGTGTCCTACAGCTCCAGGAACACGAGGACCCGGAATCGCCCGGCTCCTGCGGACAGGGAGGGTGTGGCAGCGGCGGGGAAGAGGGGAACATGGAGGAAGGAAATGGATGTCCCACGGAGCATACTGGGGACGAaatgcaccaccaccaccaccaccatcaccacgaTGATATCAAACTGCAGTTTCACAGAGCCGGCACAGGAGGTGGAGGGTTCCTGGAAGGGCTGTTTGGCTGCTTGAGGCCTGTGTGGAATATCATAGGAAAGACTTACTCTACAGAGTATAAGCTTCAGCAGCAAG ACATGTGGGAAGTTCCCTTCGAGGAGATTTCAGAGCTGCAGTGGTTGGGAAGTGGGGCGCAGGGTGCTGTCTTCCTTGGAAAGTTCCACTCAGAAGAAGTGGCCATCAAGAAGGTCAGGGAACAGAAAGAGACGGACATCAAACACCTTCGCAAGCTCAAACATCCCAACATCATTGGCTTCAA GGGTGTGTGTACGCAGGCTCCATGTTACTGCATTATAATGGAGTACTGTGCTCAGGGTCAACTGTACGAGGTTCTGAGGGCAGGTAGGAAGATCTCTCCCCGTCTTCTGGTGGATTGGGCCTCGGGTATCGCTAGCGGCATGAACTACCTGCACCTTCACAAGATCATCCATAGAGACCTCAAATCACCAAA TGTGTTGGTCACTCATAATGATGCAGTGAAGATCTCAGACTTTGGGACCTCAAAAGAGCTCAGTGATAAGAGCACCAAGATGTCGTTTGCTGGAACGGTGGCCTGGATGGCTCCTGAAGTGATTCGCAATGAGCCTGTATCTGAGAAAGTAGACATCTG GTCATTTGGGGTGGTGTTATGGGAGCTCCTGACTGGAGAGATTCCCTACAAGGACGTAGACTCCTCTGCCATTATCTGGGGTGTGGGCAGTAACAGCCTGCACCTTCCAGTGCCCTCTACTTGTCCAGACGGATTTAAGATCTTAATGAAACAGACATG GCAAGGTAAGCCCAGAAACAGGCCGTCCTTCAGGCAGATCCTGCTGCACCTTGACATCGCCTCAGCAGATGTGCTGGGAGCCCCGCAGGAGACGTACTTCAAATCTCAG GCTGAGTGGAGAGAGGAGGTGAAGAAGCACTTTGAGAAGATAAAGAGTGAAGGGACGTGTATCCACCGGCTGGATGAGGAACTTATACGGCGCAGGAGAGATGAGCTCAG ACATGCGCTGGACATCCGGGAACATTATGAGAGGAAGCTGGAGAGAGCTAATAACCTTTACATGGAGCTGAGTGCAATCATGCTGCAGTTAGAAGTGCGAGAGAAGGAGCTTATGAA AAGAGAACAGGCCGTGGAGAAGAAATACCCTGGAACCTACAAACGCCACCTGGTTCGGCCAATCGTGAGACCCAATGCAGTGGAGAAACTCATCAAGAAGAAAAGCAGTGTGAGCCACAAGCCTGGAGCACCAATTCCTAAGAG GCCTGACTTGCTGCGCTCTGATGGGATCCCGAGTGTGGAGCCTCTTCCAGCCCCCTCTCCTCTGTCCGGCAGCCCCAAGGTCTCCACTCCTCCAGGGAAGGCCCGATACCGCAGCAAGCCCCGCCATCGCCGAGCTAACAGCAAGGGCAGCCACAATGAGTTCCCTGGCGTGCTGAAGCCGACTGCAGGGACCGCTGAGGAGCAGCAGCCGTTACAGCCTCAGCAgttccatcaccaccaccatcatcaccatcctcttcctcctcctcctcctcagcccCTGCCAGAGACCCCTCTCCTGCCCCTCCAAAGCAGAGAAAATGCCGTGGCAACATGTGCCAACAACCTGCGTTACTTCGGACCGGCCGCAGCTCTGCGCAGCCCACAGACTGACCACCTGCAGCGGCGCGTGTCCGGCTCTAGCCCTGACCTCATCTCCACCACCATGGACGTGGATTCACGGCAGGCAGCAGGCACCGGGCCGGGGCCACTCTGCCCCTGCTGCCAGGCTCACCCCTTCCCAGGCTGCCTGCACTGCCAGGAGACGCTTCCGGCCTCCAGCCACCCGGGGCTGCCCCACTATTCCCTGCTCAGCACGTGTGAGGGATCGGCGGGAATGGCGTTACAGTCAGCCGACCAAGCTTCACACAGAGAGGGTCAGGAGAAGGCTGAGCAGCCTGAGCAGGGGTCTCCACGGACCAGCCTGACTAGCGGGATACCACGAACCCTCAGACCCCTCAGCAAG GCGGGAGATGACTCATCTGAAGAAGAGGAGGGAGAGGTTGACAGTGAAGTGGAGTTTCCACGGAGACAGAG GCCTCACCGCTGCATGAGCAGCTTCCAGTCGTACTCCACCTTCAGCTCAGAGAACCTGTCTGTGTCGGATGGAGAAGAGGGCAACACCAGTGACCACTCGCACAGCGGACCTCTGGAGGCTCTGAGTGCGAGTCAGGAGGAGCACCTGGACgagctgctctcacacacacccgaGATCCCCATCGACATTTCCACACAGTCCGACGGCCTGTCTGACAAAGAGTGTGCCGTCCGCCGGGTCAAAACCCAGATCTCCCTGGGCAAGCTGTGTGCAGACGAACACAGCTATGAG AACCCGCTGCACTTTGGGGACTCAGACTGTGACTCCTCGGAGGCAGAGTGCTCTGACGCCACCATCAGGAACAAGCAGCCATGTGCTCCCTCTTCCTGGTGA